One genomic region from Glaciimonas sp. PAMC28666 encodes:
- a CDS encoding MoxR family ATPase, whose product MRQQHRFEGSSNYVATDDLKLAVNAALVLQRPLLIKGEPGTGKTMLAEEVAVALDMPLLQWHIKSTTKAQQGLYEYDAVSRLRDSQLGDERVKDIHNYIIQGVLWQAFNADQQVVLLIDEIDKADIEFPNDLLRELDRMEFYVYETREMVKAKFRPLVIITSNNEKELPDAFLRRCFFHYIKFPDKETMRDIVDVHFPELKKDLLAQALETFYQVRDVAGLKKKPSTSELLDWLKLLLAEDIPASALQSSDIKTIVPPLHGALLKNEQDVHLFERLVYMARKNR is encoded by the coding sequence ATGCGACAACAACACCGTTTTGAAGGTTCCAGCAACTACGTCGCTACCGACGACCTGAAATTAGCAGTCAACGCCGCGTTGGTTCTGCAGCGGCCACTGCTGATCAAAGGCGAACCGGGGACCGGTAAGACCATGCTGGCAGAAGAAGTGGCGGTTGCTTTGGATATGCCGTTATTGCAATGGCATATCAAATCAACAACGAAAGCACAGCAAGGTTTATACGAATACGACGCCGTTTCACGGTTGCGTGACTCCCAGTTGGGCGACGAACGCGTCAAGGATATTCACAATTACATTATTCAAGGTGTGTTGTGGCAAGCATTTAATGCTGATCAGCAAGTTGTTTTGTTGATCGATGAGATCGATAAAGCCGATATTGAGTTCCCCAATGATTTGTTACGAGAACTCGATCGGATGGAGTTTTATGTCTACGAAACCCGCGAAATGGTGAAAGCCAAATTTCGGCCATTGGTCATCATTACGTCGAATAATGAAAAAGAATTACCGGACGCGTTTTTACGTCGATGCTTTTTCCATTACATTAAATTCCCCGACAAAGAAACCATGCGCGATATCGTGGACGTCCATTTTCCCGAATTGAAAAAGGATTTGTTGGCGCAGGCGCTGGAAACGTTCTATCAGGTACGGGACGTTGCCGGGTTGAAGAAAAAGCCGTCGACTTCAGAATTGCTGGACTGGTTAAAATTGTTGCTGGCCGAAGATATTCCCGCCTCTGCCTTACAAAGTAGCGACATCAAAACCATCGTGCCCCCGCTCCACGGCGCTTTGCTGAAAAACGAGCAGGACGTGCATTTGTTTGAGCGCCTGGTATATATGGCCCGCAAAAATCGTTAA
- a CDS encoding site-specific recombinase — translation MKILFLRLRVMWRRFRQGDRYQNKNSVQSAQELETLMRRANPLSSWQERANWTIDIADWIRHEPPVSLLDEGAWRRVKQQRVVFMLDWLDAHRDVRRVVQTTLQKTLREAAGPELFCATGLPNEPAFFNELSEHVIKYILPKPPAEADLSVLFTAMFPHPHDAEWLLELDGETVERIWKLTADDGISHTYHQQIDEALIYLVTAVLADGVSKAFRYRLDPKMPLQATPFMVLRRELERYLYLIPSDEAALRSVRMLIAVCQAQTDRIYGHLDEYGVSVSLVYRVERMRAHLSRMTRLIDLRAAVASNMALDMAEALHDELSAELNDESDTALRQEFAEECIDESGVSVGADGSSINARPARGIGNATASLQPVRLPKAIAKTVKIGSGSGQIQALLVDFILAHHHRSSIRGLLRRSFSLLARKMVERNADHGEHYIARDKKEYRAMLMAACRGGIVTAFTVLGKALLSSAGMARFFEGLFASLNYAVSFLAISAIGGVLATKQPAVTAPALAAKMSQLDTVEGLRTLLGEVALLLRSQAAAVFGNLIAVVPTMLAISLVILLTTHAPMLDLKHAQATIESLSIIGPTPLFAALTGILLWLSSLASGFADNWFALRRLREALTHQRRLVRVLGAPRAERWATWLERHIAQIVGNISLGLLLGMSPVIVQFFGLPLDVRHVTLATGSLTAAASSLGWPILMSPHFWLAVAGIASIGLLNVGVSFGCALVLALRAREVPVRIRRIVFRAVLRRFSASPRSFLFPEAVVVASVMEEETVDDASERSGDGWSDDRPENESSESMPDASPSDAARLVDAKRPG, via the coding sequence ATGAAAATACTTTTTTTAAGACTTCGGGTCATGTGGCGGCGATTCCGCCAAGGTGATCGTTACCAAAACAAGAATTCCGTTCAAAGCGCACAAGAGCTGGAAACCTTAATGCGCCGTGCCAATCCGCTTTCTTCCTGGCAAGAGCGCGCCAACTGGACCATCGATATTGCCGATTGGATACGCCATGAGCCGCCGGTTTCCTTGTTGGACGAGGGTGCCTGGCGCCGCGTAAAGCAGCAGCGCGTGGTGTTTATGCTGGATTGGCTGGACGCGCATCGAGACGTTCGCCGGGTGGTGCAGACTACCCTGCAAAAGACCTTGCGAGAGGCCGCTGGTCCAGAACTGTTTTGCGCCACAGGTCTGCCGAACGAACCCGCGTTCTTTAATGAGCTATCAGAGCACGTCATAAAATATATTTTGCCAAAGCCGCCCGCAGAAGCGGATCTTTCGGTGTTATTTACAGCCATGTTTCCGCATCCGCACGACGCCGAGTGGTTGCTGGAACTGGACGGCGAGACAGTCGAAAGGATATGGAAACTGACCGCGGACGACGGTATTTCGCATACCTATCACCAGCAGATCGACGAAGCCCTTATTTATTTGGTGACGGCGGTGCTGGCAGACGGGGTCAGCAAGGCGTTTCGCTATCGGCTAGACCCTAAAATGCCGTTGCAGGCCACGCCGTTTATGGTGTTGCGCCGTGAACTGGAACGCTACCTCTATCTTATCCCCTCCGACGAAGCGGCATTGCGTAGCGTGCGGATGTTGATCGCCGTGTGTCAGGCACAGACGGATCGCATTTACGGTCATCTTGATGAATACGGTGTCTCTGTCAGTCTGGTGTATCGCGTGGAGCGCATGCGTGCGCATTTGAGCAGGATGACGCGCTTGATCGACTTGCGTGCCGCAGTCGCCTCAAACATGGCGCTGGATATGGCGGAGGCCCTTCATGATGAACTAAGTGCGGAGCTAAATGACGAATCAGATACCGCGCTGCGTCAGGAGTTTGCCGAGGAATGCATTGACGAGTCTGGAGTAAGCGTTGGCGCCGATGGCTCGTCAATCAATGCCCGACCCGCACGGGGCATTGGCAACGCCACGGCCTCGCTTCAGCCTGTTCGTTTGCCCAAAGCAATCGCAAAAACGGTCAAGATTGGGTCAGGCAGCGGCCAAATTCAGGCATTGCTGGTAGATTTTATATTGGCGCATCACCATCGATCATCCATTCGCGGCCTGTTGCGACGCAGCTTCTCCTTACTTGCCCGCAAAATGGTGGAACGCAATGCTGACCATGGCGAGCATTACATTGCGCGTGACAAGAAGGAATACCGCGCCATGCTAATGGCCGCCTGTCGCGGCGGGATAGTGACGGCCTTTACCGTGCTGGGCAAGGCATTATTGTCCTCCGCCGGAATGGCCCGGTTTTTTGAGGGGCTATTTGCCTCCTTGAATTACGCAGTCAGTTTTCTGGCAATATCGGCCATCGGCGGCGTTCTGGCGACCAAGCAGCCGGCAGTCACAGCGCCTGCTCTGGCAGCAAAAATGAGCCAGCTGGATACGGTTGAGGGCTTGCGCACCCTGCTCGGTGAGGTCGCGCTGTTGCTGCGCTCGCAGGCAGCGGCGGTGTTTGGTAATTTGATCGCAGTAGTGCCCACTATGCTGGCCATCTCCTTGGTGATTCTGCTGACGACCCATGCGCCCATGCTGGACCTCAAGCATGCGCAGGCGACAATCGAGAGTTTGTCGATCATCGGACCCACGCCATTATTTGCCGCACTCACCGGGATTTTGTTGTGGTTATCCAGCCTGGCGTCCGGCTTTGCCGATAACTGGTTTGCGCTACGGCGACTGCGCGAGGCGCTAACCCATCAGCGCCGTCTGGTACGCGTGTTAGGCGCGCCCCGCGCCGAACGTTGGGCCACCTGGCTTGAACGTCATATCGCGCAGATTGTGGGGAATATTTCACTTGGACTGTTGCTGGGGATGTCCCCCGTGATCGTGCAATTTTTCGGTCTGCCGCTAGATGTCCGGCACGTTACGCTCGCGACAGGCAGTCTGACCGCAGCGGCCAGCAGTCTGGGCTGGCCAATACTGATGTCGCCGCATTTCTGGTTGGCGGTGGCTGGTATTGCCAGTATCGGATTGCTCAATGTTGGTGTCTCATTTGGCTGCGCTCTGGTCCTCGCCTTGCGCGCACGCGAAGTGCCGGTGCGGATACGACGCATCGTCTTCAGAGCAGTATTGCGACGCTTTAGTGCTTCGCCCCGTTCTTTTTTGTTTCCGGAGGCGGTTGTGGTGGCGTCTGTGATGGAAGAGGAGACCGTTGATGATGCGTCAGAGCGGAGCGGTGACGGTTGGTCGGATGACCGTCCCGAGAATGAATCGTCGGAAAGCATGCCAGATGCCAGCCCTTCGGACGCCGCTCGGTTGGTGGATGCAAAACGACCGGGCTGA
- a CDS encoding cytochrome c, with amino-acid sequence MKKLIAFLALAGIAHFAAAADVVGNAKAAENKVSMCIGCHGIPGYKASFPEVYQVPMLGGQSAKYIENALAAYKKGDRQHPTMRGIAASLSDQDMADLAAYYSQQK; translated from the coding sequence ATGAAAAAATTAATTGCATTCCTCGCGCTTGCGGGTATTGCCCACTTCGCCGCAGCTGCGGACGTCGTAGGTAACGCTAAGGCAGCTGAAAACAAGGTCTCCATGTGTATCGGATGCCACGGCATACCCGGCTATAAAGCTAGCTTCCCAGAGGTATACCAAGTGCCGATGCTTGGCGGTCAGTCTGCCAAGTACATCGAAAATGCATTGGCGGCCTATAAGAAGGGCGATCGCCAGCATCCAACCATGCGCGGCATCGCAGCTTCGTTGTCGGACCAGGACATGGCCGATCTCGCTGCTTATTACTCTCAGCAAAAATAA
- a CDS encoding cytochrome c: protein MKNILLGVVFVVSASASVGAIASGSIAAGEAAVKKYSCASCHGANLQTPIDPAYPKLAGQHQDYLQHALIAYQRGAAGPNGRTNAIMGGVAKALTHQDIQDIAAYIHSLPTSLVLRK from the coding sequence ATGAAAAATATTCTTCTTGGCGTGGTGTTTGTCGTTTCCGCGAGTGCTTCTGTCGGTGCAATTGCCAGTGGTAGCATCGCCGCGGGCGAAGCCGCAGTAAAAAAATATTCCTGTGCTTCTTGCCATGGCGCGAACTTACAAACGCCTATCGATCCAGCTTATCCTAAACTGGCCGGACAGCATCAAGACTATCTTCAACATGCACTGATTGCGTATCAGCGCGGCGCAGCTGGTCCAAATGGTCGCACTAACGCGATTATGGGCGGTGTTGCCAAGGCGCTTACGCATCAGGACATTCAGGATATCGCCGCTTACATCCATAGCTTGCCGACATCGTTGGTATTGCGGAAGTAG
- a CDS encoding DUF1841 family protein: MFNPSQQDVRRFFCETYRKYRANEILTPLEAIARDWIMQHPEYSADLNDVDAALAADYSVENGQTNPFLHLSMHLSIAEQISIDQPPGIRAASTALTQRLQSEHGAYHHIMECLGQMIWNAQRSGLPPDGAEYIECVKKRV; the protein is encoded by the coding sequence ATGTTCAATCCTTCCCAACAAGACGTCCGTCGTTTTTTCTGCGAAACCTATCGCAAGTATCGGGCAAATGAAATACTGACACCACTCGAAGCGATTGCCCGAGACTGGATCATGCAGCACCCGGAATATTCGGCTGACCTGAACGATGTCGATGCAGCGCTAGCCGCCGATTATTCGGTTGAGAACGGACAGACCAATCCGTTCCTGCACCTATCGATGCACTTGTCGATCGCAGAACAGATTTCCATCGATCAGCCGCCGGGAATTCGCGCCGCATCAACGGCGCTCACGCAACGACTGCAATCTGAACATGGTGCCTATCACCACATCATGGAATGCCTGGGCCAGATGATCTGGAACGCGCAGCGCAGCGGCCTACCTCCCGATGGCGCCGAATATATTGAGTGCGTTAAAAAGAGAGTTTAG
- a CDS encoding VIT1/CCC1 transporter family protein, whose amino-acid sequence MPTPHTEHHFEASDTVRDIVIGMADGLTVPFALAAGISGAAVAMNIIVTAGVAEIAAGSIAMGLGGYLAARTERQHYYAERHREEQEILTVPHRERREVIEIMAEYGVTKQECEPMLAGLERTPTAWRDFMMRFELGLEEPHPDAARKSAITIALSYLVGGLIPLSPYLFMKSTQSALTLSTVVTLLALYIFGYLKGSVTGTGGLKSGLQTLLVGGLAATAAFSIARLIS is encoded by the coding sequence ATGCCGACTCCTCATACCGAACATCACTTCGAAGCCAGCGATACCGTCCGTGACATCGTGATCGGGATGGCGGACGGCTTGACTGTACCATTTGCGCTCGCCGCCGGGATCAGCGGCGCGGCGGTAGCGATGAACATTATCGTCACGGCGGGCGTCGCTGAAATTGCGGCTGGTTCGATCGCCATGGGGTTAGGCGGTTATCTTGCTGCGCGTACCGAACGCCAACATTACTACGCTGAGCGCCACCGCGAAGAGCAAGAAATCTTGACTGTTCCTCACCGCGAACGCAGAGAAGTGATCGAAATCATGGCCGAATATGGTGTCACTAAACAGGAATGTGAGCCAATGCTGGCCGGCCTGGAACGCACCCCGACGGCCTGGAGAGATTTCATGATGCGCTTTGAACTTGGGCTGGAAGAGCCTCATCCAGACGCCGCCAGAAAAAGTGCGATCACCATCGCCCTGTCCTATCTGGTGGGTGGTCTGATTCCCCTGTCCCCGTACCTATTTATGAAGTCCACACAAAGCGCACTCACGCTATCGACCGTGGTCACGTTGCTGGCTTTGTATATATTCGGTTACCTTAAAGGCAGCGTGACGGGAACCGGTGGACTAAAATCCGGCCTGCAAACGCTGCTCGTTGGAGGCTTAGCCGCCACGGCAGCCTTCAGTATCGCCAGACTTATCAGCTAA
- the nth gene encoding endonuclease III has product MNTEKRREIFSRLRTVMPNPTTELLYTSPFELLISVLLSAQATDVGVNKATRKLYPIANTPGQILALGVDGLIPYIQTIGLFRTKAKNTIETCRLLIERHHGEVPRTREELEALPGVGRKTANVVLNTAFGDPTIAVDTHIFRVSNRTGLAPGKDVNVVEHKLMKVVPAEFQQDAHHWLILLGRYTCIARKPLCWNCTIADLCDYKTKTPLPEKGI; this is encoded by the coding sequence ATGAATACCGAAAAGCGTCGCGAGATCTTCAGCCGTCTGCGCACGGTGATGCCGAATCCAACCACCGAATTGCTGTACACCTCGCCTTTCGAATTACTTATCTCGGTGCTGCTCTCAGCGCAGGCAACGGATGTCGGCGTCAACAAAGCCACCCGCAAGTTGTACCCTATCGCCAATACCCCCGGGCAAATCCTGGCGCTCGGTGTCGATGGGCTGATTCCCTACATTCAAACCATCGGATTATTCCGGACAAAAGCCAAAAACACGATAGAAACATGTCGGCTTCTTATTGAACGCCACCATGGAGAAGTTCCGCGTACCCGCGAAGAATTGGAAGCATTACCTGGCGTTGGCCGCAAGACCGCCAACGTGGTGCTTAACACGGCATTCGGAGATCCCACCATCGCGGTTGATACCCATATTTTTCGGGTCTCAAATCGTACCGGTCTTGCACCCGGCAAAGATGTAAATGTGGTCGAACATAAACTGATGAAAGTGGTCCCCGCAGAGTTTCAACAAGATGCGCACCATTGGCTTATACTGCTTGGCCGCTACACCTGCATCGCACGCAAGCCCTTATGCTGGAACTGCACGATTGCTGATCTCTGCGACTATAAAACCAAAACTCCACTCCCAGAAAAAGGTATCTGA
- the rsxB gene encoding electron transport complex subunit RsxB yields MLLLSAVSKKNIPSPVQLAQLVDSIEALLPQTQCTKCGFSGCRPYAEAIADGSALYNQCPPGGQQGINRLAQLLHAPVIPLNPINGVERPRPRAVIDEAVCIGCTLCIQACPADAIIGAAKQMHTIIEDLCTGCDLCVAPCPVDCISMVDVTPGKTGWDAWTQQQADEARQRHDFRSARLTREKQENDDRLAAKAAEKLKVIAAEVTNSPEQKAEQERKKAIIQAAIERARLKKEQQANEQAESNQAASKQKDVL; encoded by the coding sequence ATGTTGTTACTCTCTGCTGTGTCTAAAAAAAACATTCCCTCCCCCGTCCAGCTTGCCCAACTCGTCGATAGTATCGAAGCGCTGCTACCGCAAACCCAATGCACCAAATGCGGTTTTTCTGGTTGCCGTCCCTATGCTGAAGCGATCGCCGACGGCAGCGCGCTCTACAATCAATGCCCGCCGGGCGGACAACAAGGCATCAACAGGTTGGCGCAACTGCTGCACGCCCCTGTCATTCCGCTCAACCCGATCAATGGTGTCGAACGCCCGCGCCCACGTGCCGTCATCGATGAAGCGGTTTGTATCGGCTGCACATTATGTATTCAGGCCTGTCCGGCTGACGCCATCATCGGTGCGGCCAAGCAAATGCATACCATCATTGAAGATCTGTGCACTGGTTGCGATCTGTGTGTTGCGCCTTGTCCCGTCGACTGCATTAGCATGGTTGATGTCACTCCCGGCAAGACTGGCTGGGACGCTTGGACCCAACAACAAGCGGATGAAGCGCGCCAGCGTCACGATTTCCGGAGCGCTCGGTTAACCCGTGAAAAGCAGGAAAATGACGACCGTCTTGCTGCTAAAGCAGCAGAAAAATTAAAAGTTATTGCGGCGGAAGTGACAAACAGTCCTGAGCAGAAAGCAGAACAAGAACGCAAAAAAGCGATCATTCAGGCAGCAATAGAGCGTGCCAGACTTAAAAAAGAACAACAGGCAAACGAACAAGCTGAATCAAATCAGGCTGCCAGTAAGCAGAAAGACGTACTATGA
- a CDS encoding polyhydroxyalkanoate depolymerase, with protein sequence MLYHMHEFSRSLLTPLVQFAETSAKLFTNPVSPLAHAPFAQRIAAGYELMYRLGKDYEKPNFDINTTLVNGKEIAIIEEVEITKPFCRLLHFKKDVSKKEFVALKQPTVLLVAPLSGHHSTLLRDTVNVLLQDHDVYITDWTDARMVPESEGAFHLHDYVFYIQDFIRLLGPDLHVISVCQPTVPVLAAISLMASAKDPKLPKSMTMMGGPIDARISPTEVNDLATEKPFSWFENTVIYTVPSNYPGAGRKVYPGFLQHAGFVAMNPNRHAQSHWDFYMHLRQGDNESAENHRKFYDEYNAVLDMPVDYYLETIKTVFQDFSLPAGTWEIDGKLVKPQDIKTVALFTIEGELDDISGPGQTKVAHDLCSAIPETMKQHFTAEKCGHYGIFSGRRWRELIAPKITEFIKTNA encoded by the coding sequence ATGCTCTATCACATGCACGAATTCAGTCGTTCTCTATTAACGCCTTTGGTACAGTTCGCAGAAACAAGTGCCAAACTCTTTACGAACCCCGTTTCTCCACTGGCCCATGCGCCCTTTGCGCAACGTATCGCCGCGGGCTACGAATTAATGTATCGGCTCGGTAAGGATTACGAAAAGCCAAATTTTGACATCAACACCACTTTGGTTAATGGCAAAGAAATCGCCATTATCGAAGAAGTCGAGATAACGAAGCCATTTTGCCGGCTGTTGCATTTCAAAAAAGACGTCAGTAAAAAAGAATTTGTCGCGCTCAAGCAACCAACCGTTTTGTTGGTTGCGCCTTTATCTGGACACCATTCCACGCTGTTGCGCGATACGGTCAATGTTTTGCTTCAGGACCACGACGTTTATATTACTGACTGGACCGATGCACGGATGGTGCCGGAATCCGAAGGTGCATTCCATTTGCACGATTACGTCTTCTATATTCAGGACTTTATTCGTCTGCTAGGCCCCGATCTGCACGTCATCTCAGTCTGTCAGCCGACGGTGCCGGTGCTTGCTGCGATCTCCTTGATGGCGAGTGCAAAAGATCCAAAACTACCGAAAAGCATGACGATGATGGGCGGCCCGATCGATGCCCGTATTTCGCCAACGGAAGTCAATGATCTGGCCACCGAAAAGCCGTTTAGCTGGTTTGAAAATACCGTAATCTATACCGTGCCATCGAATTATCCCGGTGCCGGACGCAAGGTATACCCCGGTTTTCTGCAGCATGCAGGTTTCGTGGCAATGAATCCGAACCGTCATGCGCAAAGCCATTGGGATTTTTATATGCACCTGCGTCAGGGCGACAACGAGTCCGCCGAAAATCATCGTAAGTTTTATGATGAATACAACGCCGTCCTGGATATGCCTGTCGACTATTATCTGGAAACCATTAAAACGGTATTTCAGGATTTCAGTCTGCCGGCGGGAACGTGGGAAATTGACGGTAAACTCGTTAAACCACAAGACATCAAAACCGTTGCGCTATTTACGATTGAAGGCGAACTGGATGATATTTCCGGCCCTGGGCAAACCAAAGTCGCGCATGATTTATGTTCAGCGATTCCAGAAACAATGAAGCAACATTTCACAGCAGAAAAATGCGGACATTATGGAATATTTTCCGGTCGCCGCTGGCGTGAATTGATTGCCCCGAAAATCACTGAATTTATCAAAACGAACGCGTAA
- a CDS encoding helix-turn-helix domain-containing protein, which produces MNVESVRLLIKLQVFIDSGLDERRECKSRAPEIKQESLTRLHVKGACIKSWFLRMAIDKTPEYLRISAALRQTEAYSMVSFLLREGGQGEKLNMLSARYGVSTCHFRRLFRSGLGSSPKSELKGWQLAKAVLAVIEDRRSITDAAMAHGYASSSHFSNEVRKSVGFSLTQLFDANARISDKNKELM; this is translated from the coding sequence ATGAATGTAGAATCTGTAAGGTTGCTTATTAAACTTCAGGTATTTATTGATAGCGGACTTGATGAGCGGAGAGAGTGCAAAAGCCGTGCGCCAGAAATCAAACAGGAGTCGCTCACAAGGTTGCATGTAAAAGGTGCTTGCATAAAATCCTGGTTTTTACGTATGGCAATCGACAAGACCCCAGAGTATCTGCGCATTTCTGCAGCGTTAAGGCAAACCGAGGCTTATTCGATGGTGTCGTTTCTACTGCGGGAAGGCGGGCAGGGTGAAAAGCTCAATATGTTAAGCGCTCGCTATGGCGTCTCCACATGTCACTTTCGAAGATTGTTTCGCTCTGGACTTGGTAGTAGTCCGAAATCCGAGCTTAAGGGGTGGCAACTTGCGAAGGCTGTGCTGGCAGTAATTGAAGATAGACGGTCTATAACCGACGCTGCGATGGCACACGGATACGCCTCGTCCTCTCATTTTTCCAACGAAGTCAGAAAGTCGGTCGGTTTCAGTCTGACGCAGCTATTTGACGCTAACGCTCGCATCAGTGATAAGAACAAGGAATTGATGTGA
- the sctC gene encoding type III secretion system outer membrane ring subunit SctC: MIVLKHRINFKQLFKQLLIAMSLMLIRPAFGLEVGKLADVPRYVAHQENLRSFFGGISSHLGKPIIVSKLAASKQVSGEFNLLANDIVNAVSKQMGLINYSDGQAIYVYDASETRNKIITLQNIGLNELTHFLQKSGLADSRYPLRSDGVDTFYLSGPPIYIDLVSEVATFMDGRVTNRQHLHIEVIKLNNTFVTDRSYTRRDDSIIIPGIATVVSKLLDGISNEVSFEVQKVTSGLPLPDSPIEPLPLPTDVKTMTKAETISPPENTKIIAYPETNSLLIKGTIEQIKLVRNLVKTLDEKKRQVELALWIVDLQKDDLDRLGVNWQGSLSIGSQFGAGFNRGIHVPAIASVEGMQFVASIMALARDNRAQIVSRPVLLTQENTPAMFDNSRTFYTPLIAERAVELQHVTYGTLIHMLPRFTTTDDVELSLNIEDGNEVAQADGALDSALPTVGRTKISTVARVPKGKSLLIGGYTRGESGNQLEKIPVLGDLPFIGGIFRYRQSHNKNTVRVFLIRPREIDDGIDFGIKNIDEEIELEALIHRLDRTQEVGRFEKENFSYGN, from the coding sequence GTGATTGTATTGAAACACCGCATCAATTTTAAACAATTATTTAAGCAACTATTGATAGCAATGAGCCTGATGCTAATTAGGCCAGCCTTTGGGTTGGAAGTTGGCAAATTAGCTGATGTGCCACGCTACGTTGCACATCAGGAAAACCTGCGATCTTTCTTCGGTGGGATCTCGTCGCATTTGGGTAAGCCAATTATCGTCAGCAAACTGGCAGCTTCCAAGCAAGTTTCCGGAGAATTTAATCTTCTTGCGAATGACATTGTTAACGCCGTTAGCAAGCAGATGGGATTAATTAATTACAGCGACGGACAGGCGATTTATGTCTACGATGCTTCCGAAACCAGAAATAAGATCATCACTTTGCAAAATATAGGGTTAAATGAATTAACTCATTTTTTACAAAAATCCGGCCTGGCAGATTCACGTTACCCATTGCGTAGCGACGGGGTTGATACGTTTTACCTCTCTGGACCCCCCATCTATATCGACTTAGTGTCGGAGGTTGCAACATTTATGGACGGTCGGGTTACCAATCGACAGCATCTTCATATCGAAGTTATAAAGCTCAATAACACCTTTGTGACTGACCGATCTTATACCCGGCGTGACGACAGTATTATCATTCCCGGTATAGCCACAGTGGTAAGCAAATTGCTAGACGGTATTTCAAATGAGGTCAGTTTCGAGGTCCAGAAGGTGACTAGTGGTTTGCCGCTCCCGGATTCGCCCATCGAACCGCTCCCTTTGCCTACTGACGTCAAAACGATGACAAAGGCGGAAACAATCTCGCCCCCGGAAAACACAAAAATCATCGCTTATCCCGAAACGAACAGCCTGTTAATAAAGGGAACGATCGAACAGATTAAGCTTGTTCGTAACCTCGTTAAAACGTTGGACGAAAAAAAGAGGCAAGTGGAGCTTGCGCTTTGGATAGTCGATTTGCAGAAGGATGATCTCGATCGCCTTGGCGTGAACTGGCAAGGGTCGTTATCTATTGGCAGTCAATTTGGTGCAGGGTTTAATCGCGGCATTCACGTTCCCGCGATTGCAAGTGTAGAGGGAATGCAATTTGTAGCTTCGATTATGGCTTTAGCGCGTGATAATAGAGCGCAAATAGTCTCTCGGCCAGTCTTGTTAACGCAAGAAAATACGCCTGCGATGTTTGATAATAGTCGCACATTTTATACGCCGCTCATAGCTGAACGTGCTGTAGAGCTCCAGCACGTAACCTATGGCACGTTAATCCATATGTTGCCGAGGTTCACCACTACCGACGACGTGGAGCTTTCTCTTAATATAGAAGATGGAAACGAAGTCGCTCAGGCCGACGGCGCGTTGGATAGCGCACTTCCGACAGTAGGTCGGACAAAAATAAGTACCGTCGCAAGGGTCCCAAAAGGAAAAAGCCTGCTTATCGGCGGCTATACGCGCGGGGAAAGCGGAAACCAATTGGAGAAAATCCCGGTATTGGGTGACTTGCCTTTTATAGGGGGGATTTTTCGTTATCGGCAGTCGCATAACAAAAATACGGTGCGCGTTTTTCTCATCAGACCGCGCGAGATAGATGATGGCATTGATTTTGGTATAAAAAATATAGACGAAGAAATCGAATTGGAAGCCTTAATTCATCGATTGGACAGAACGCAAGAAGTTGGTCGATTTGAGAAGGAGAATTTCTCCTATGGCAATTAG